Part of the Wolbachia endosymbiont (group B) of Eucosma cana genome, ACACGTGTCCATAATCGCCTCAGTATTGCACAAGAAGATGAAAATTCGTTGCAAAATGATAAGATAGGTCCTGATAAAATAGGAGTTACAAGCGGAACAAGTAAGCCATCTTCATTTATCAATATTTTTGCTTACACTACGGTAGATACTATTAAAGGTATTTTTCAGTTTGTTTCTTCTCCTTTTAAGGCAGCTATAAGTATGGAACCTTCTAAAGCTATTACAGTTCAAGGTATTGATAACAACGGTATACTTCTTTTATTAGATGTATTTATAAGGAAAATCACAGGTCAGAAGTATATTTCCACAGTAGTTCAGTCTATATCACCATTAGAAGCACAGGGCTATGCATTAAATATTATAGAGGAATTTGAGAAAGTAGTAGAGCAAGCTGCATTAAAAATTGGGATATCAATGCATCGGTTAAATATTGATTGTGTAGAAATGCAGAAAGAGGTTACTGCAAAAATCACGGGTGGTAAGTTTAATGACATTTCAGGAGTTTTAAACTCATATGTAGAGCAAGCATGCCACGATAGAGAAGCAGGTAAGTTAAGTCCAAAGAAGTTTAACAAATTTATGGTTATATTTAATAAGGAACTAGATTTAATAGTAAATCAATCAATAGAGCAGATATTACACAATAGAGATAGTACATTAGAAGTTGAAGAACAGCAAATAAACTTAGAGCCTCAAAGTTATTTAAGTAATACTTCTGTTCAAGGTCATTTAATTCAGGATAGAGGTTTAATAAATCAAGGTAAGGCTTAATTCCTTAGCTTTTTGATTTCATCTAGTAAAAGGTTGGTAATTTGATCTTATAACATCAATGGGCACACCAGCCTTTGTTTTGTATGCATTCAAGCAATGTGTGACTATTACGCCACCTAAAAAAATAATCATACACTGTCTTCCATAGAGGAAAATCTTTTGCTCTACTGGCAAATACCTTTCATTATGTATTGTATAACATTAATAATCGTTCTTATTTTGTGCTTTCTTGGCCACACCTTGTGCAACTCTTGGCTCAAGAAATTTCCATTCTTTGTCACTTACATCACCTGGATATATTTTTTACTGATCCTATCATATTATCTTCCTGATTTCCTTTCAAGATATGTTCTAAAAAGTAGAATCCGTTCAGCAGGGTGACAAAATAAGATAGAAAAGACAGCCATAGAAATAAATGGTGTCATTTCAATATGATGCTTTCTCTGTCATCCCAGTACTTGACACTGGAATGACAACATTTTTGCTTCGATATTTACACATTAGCCATGCATCTGAACGGATACAAAAGTAGAATTTACAATTCTATCTAAAAGGATACCGAAAAAGAGCAAGAGTCCTATCTGGGAATTATTTTTAAATATGGACATGCATTGATTAGAATCGTCTGGATTGAAATTTTTGTGTTGGTGGTGAAATATGAATCCTATGGCAAGTAAAGCAATATAAAAGATGTTATTTAATGATGATAGTATACCAGCGTACAACCATGCCATTAAGGATATTAAATAAAATCTTTTCAACCAAGATTTTGTTGTATTGCCAAAATATAATGCAGTAGATTTCATTCCTAATTTCTCATCATCTTTTTTATCTTGATGAGCGTATATAGTATCATAACTAAGCGTCCAAAAGACGCATCCTATATAAAATAGCAAGGATTCTATGCTAATCTGGTTTGTTATTGCTGCTGAACCCATGAGTGATCCCATGTTGAAAGTAAACCCTAAAAATAATTGTGGCCACCAAACGTAACGCTTTAGCAAGGGATAGATAACTATCATGCACATTGAAATTATTCCAAGTATAAGAGTAGTTTTATTGGTTAATAATAAGATTACCAGGGCAATAGACAGTAACAGTGAAAGTAAAGCCAAAGCCTGCTTTATGTTTAATGCACCACTTGCAAGTGGCCTATATTTTGTTCGTTCAACGTGCGCATCTATTTCTCTATCGAAGATATCATTGATTATGCACCCTGCGGGTCTCATTAAAAATGCACCTATAGTAAACAAAACAAGGAGAAAAAGAGCCTGATACGATAGAGAAGTTGAGGCTAAAAGAATGCCGCTTAAGCTAGAAAATAGCACAAGCCATAAACCTGTTAAACTGTGTATTCTCATTAATGAGAAATAATGGTTGAAATACATTAATTAAGTGTGATTATGTAATATTTTGCTTACATTGACAAAATTATCGAATGCTAAATCAGGCTTAAAAACTAACTCAGGTATAAATCGCAAATCAACATAACACAATATAGATTTACGTATTGACCATGCAGATTGGTTCATTTCATTAACAACAGTGCTGATATCATCATTATCATTTTGGATGTTTAATGAAGATAACACAATATATACATCTGCTTTCTTCAAATCTTTGCTTAGCTTTACATCAGATACTACTACTTTTTCATTAAGAACATTACCTTCCATTAAGACTTTTGATATTGCCCTGTGTAATACCGATGCTACTTTTAGGTTTCTAATTTCCTTTTTCATATTCAACTACTATAACGTCCTTTCTTCTTGCACTAATTGATAAGCTTCCAAAATGTCTCCAACTTTAATATCGATATTACCCTCTAGCGATATTCCGCATTCAAAATTTACACCCACTTCTTTAACATCATCTTTAAATCTACGTAGTGCTTTTAACTTTCCTTCATGCACCAATTTGCTGCCACGTACTACCTTAATTAAAGAATCTTTTTTTATAACTCCATCAGTGACATAACATCCGATTATATTACCGGCTTTGGATGCATTAAATATTTGCCTTACAGATGCAGAACCAACACGAACCTCTCGTGTAACAGGCTTTAACATTTTAGTTAGATACATCCTCATGTCTTCAATAAGCTCATATATTATATTGTAAGTATGTATTTCTATACCTTTTTGTTTTGCTAATTCTCTTATTTTTGAATCCACTTTTACATTAAAAGCTAAAATTACTGCGCTTGATGCTTCTGCAAGCAGCACATCTGAATCTGTTACTCCTCCTACTGCTTTGTGTAGAATATTTAATTTCACTTG contains:
- a CDS encoding ankyrin repeat domain-containing protein; the encoded protein is MINELFAAVRSGDANQVADLINKGDDVNARDNRGNTPLHLAVLADKLQVVEKLIERGADINAKNNHGATPLHWAALNQNVSIVEKLIEKGANVNEKNKYDNVPLHYAAFFNGCLGTAEKLIEKGANVNAKNNDGATPLHWAALHDNLQVAGLFINKRANVNAKDENGWTPLHTAAARGNLGVVKLILDKSDYVDARGALAVANTLNEENSLEIRNLLEERIRRNEEITQHLNLQEESSSLSTRVHNRLSIAQEDENSLQNDKIGPDKIGVTSGTSKPSSFINIFAYTTVDTIKGIFQFVSSPFKAAISMEPSKAITVQGIDNNGILLLLDVFIRKITGQKYISTVVQSISPLEAQGYALNIIEEFEKVVEQAALKIGISMHRLNIDCVEMQKEVTAKITGGKFNDISGVLNSYVEQACHDREAGKLSPKKFNKFMVIFNKELDLIVNQSIEQILHNRDSTLEVEEQQINLEPQSYLSNTSVQGHLIQDRGLINQGKA
- the ubiA gene encoding 4-hydroxybenzoate octaprenyltransferase translates to MYFNHYFSLMRIHSLTGLWLVLFSSLSGILLASTSLSYQALFLLVLFTIGAFLMRPAGCIINDIFDREIDAHVERTKYRPLASGALNIKQALALLSLLLSIALVILLLTNKTTLILGIISMCMIVIYPLLKRYVWWPQLFLGFTFNMGSLMGSAAITNQISIESLLFYIGCVFWTLSYDTIYAHQDKKDDEKLGMKSTALYFGNTTKSWLKRFYLISLMAWLYAGILSSLNNIFYIALLAIGFIFHHQHKNFNPDDSNQCMSIFKNNSQIGLLLFFGILLDRIVNSTFVSVQMHG
- a CDS encoding ribosome-binding factor A → MKKEIRNLKVASVLHRAISKVLMEGNVLNEKVVVSDVKLSKDLKKADVYIVLSSLNIQNDNDDISTVVNEMNQSAWSIRKSILCYVDLRFIPELVFKPDLAFDNFVNVSKILHNHT